A DNA window from Phyllostomus discolor isolate MPI-MPIP mPhyDis1 chromosome X, mPhyDis1.pri.v3, whole genome shotgun sequence contains the following coding sequences:
- the PRRG3 gene encoding transmembrane gamma-carboxyglutamic acid protein 3 isoform X2, which produces MAVFLEAKNAHSVLKRFPRANEFLEELRQGTIERECMEEICSYEEVKEVFEDKEKTMEFWKGYPNAVYSVRDPAQSSDAMYVVVPLLGVALLVVIALFIIWRCQLQKATRHHPSYAQNRYLASRTGHSLPRVMVYRGTVHNQGESSGHREAGSNPQMVLGHTRGCRTTVHLESTLYLPEFSLSRLSSATPPPSYEEVTAPQESSSEEASVSYSDPPPKYEEIVAANPDSDK; this is translated from the exons ATGGCAG TGTTTCTGGAGGCCAAGAATGCCCATTCGGTCCTGAAACGGTTCCCTCGTGCCAATGAGTTCCTGGAGGAGCTGCGCCAGGGTACCATCGAGCGGGAGTGCATGGAGGAGATCTGCAGCTACGAGGAAGTCAAGGAGGTGTTTGAGGACAAAGAGAAAACG ATGGAGTTCTGGAAGGGGTACCCGAATGCAGTCTACTCAGTCCGAGACCCTGCACAGAGCTCAGATGCTATGTATGTGGTGGTGCCTCTTCTGGGGGTGGCGTTGCTGGTTGTCATTGCCTTGTTCATCATCTGGAGGTGCCAACTGCAGAAAGCCACCCGTCATCACCCCTCATATGCTCAGAATCGGTACCTAGCCAGTCGCACCGGGCACAGCCTGCCCCGGGTCATGGTGTACAGGGGCACTGTGCATAACCAAGGGGAGTCATCTGGGCACCGGGAGGCAGGGAGCAACCCACAGATGGTGCTGGGGCATACTCGGGGGTGCAGAACCACAGTCCACCTCGAGAGCACCCTCTACCTTCCTGAGTTCTCTCTCTCCAGACTATCCAGTGCCACTCCTCCCCCATCCTATGAGGAGGTGACTGCACCCCAGGAGAGCAGCAGTGAGGAGGCAAGTGTCTCTTACAGCGACCCACCCCCAAAGTATGAGGAGATAGTGGCTGCCAACCCTGACTCAGACAAGTAG